A window from Halomicrobium urmianum encodes these proteins:
- a CDS encoding ATP-binding protein, which produces MGRGASHEADRPFELVAADLDAVTTTVEERSVDAVVCHADGATVEAVADRVREADRRLPVVEFATGDGLAPGAVADLDVDRYVDAGEAFDPVPAIASLEPLIDRHRRDRRERTMLDSLLENIPLSVYFQDRRSRHVRVSDEMLDLIDHPYMENPKGKIHHAPGDIHGKTDFDLYNADLAESTVADDRRVIQTEEPVEGRIEHAYGSPTEGAYVATSKAPWYDEDGRVVGLVGVTRDVSERKRYERRLERQNEHLERFARVISHDLRNPLGVALGRIEFARETGDPEHFDAIERSLERMDSLIEDVLTLARQGETVSDLEPTEIETVAREAWGVIDAGEAALSVPAEGRVLADAGRLRQLLENLSRNAVEHGSTNPPSQAPEDADGRSPSSPRSTASREDAVEHGSTSPRPSETHEDPVEHGGPDVVVTVGRLRDGRGFYVADDGPGIPEDEREHVFESGYSTDDDGTGLGLSIVRTVAEVHDWDVAVTESDAGGARFEFTGVDLPGA; this is translated from the coding sequence GTGGGACGAGGCGCGAGCCACGAGGCCGACCGGCCGTTCGAGCTCGTCGCCGCCGACCTCGACGCGGTCACGACGACCGTCGAGGAGCGCTCCGTCGACGCCGTGGTCTGTCACGCCGACGGAGCGACCGTCGAGGCGGTCGCCGACCGGGTCCGCGAGGCGGACCGCCGGCTCCCCGTCGTCGAGTTCGCGACCGGTGACGGGCTGGCCCCCGGCGCGGTCGCCGACCTCGACGTCGACCGATACGTCGACGCCGGCGAGGCGTTCGATCCGGTCCCGGCCATCGCGAGTCTGGAGCCCCTGATCGATCGCCACCGCCGCGACCGGCGCGAGCGGACGATGCTCGACTCCCTGCTGGAGAACATCCCCCTGTCGGTGTACTTCCAGGACCGTCGGAGCCGACACGTCCGGGTCAGCGACGAGATGCTGGATCTGATCGACCACCCCTACATGGAGAACCCGAAGGGCAAGATCCACCACGCCCCCGGCGACATCCACGGTAAGACCGACTTCGACCTCTACAACGCCGACCTCGCCGAGAGCACCGTCGCGGACGACCGGCGCGTCATCCAGACCGAAGAGCCCGTCGAGGGCCGGATCGAACACGCCTACGGCAGCCCCACGGAGGGCGCGTACGTCGCCACCTCGAAGGCGCCCTGGTACGACGAGGACGGCCGCGTTGTCGGCCTCGTCGGCGTCACGCGCGACGTCAGCGAGCGCAAGCGCTACGAGCGGCGGCTCGAACGCCAGAACGAGCACCTGGAGCGGTTCGCCCGCGTCATCAGCCACGACCTCCGGAACCCCCTCGGCGTGGCCCTGGGCCGGATCGAATTCGCGCGCGAGACCGGCGATCCGGAGCACTTCGACGCCATCGAGCGCTCGCTGGAGCGGATGGACTCGCTGATCGAGGACGTCCTGACCCTCGCTCGGCAGGGCGAGACCGTCAGCGACCTCGAACCGACCGAGATCGAGACCGTCGCGCGCGAGGCCTGGGGCGTGATCGACGCCGGCGAGGCGGCGCTGTCGGTACCCGCCGAGGGGCGCGTGCTCGCCGACGCAGGCCGACTGCGCCAACTGCTGGAGAACCTGTCCCGCAATGCCGTCGAGCACGGCTCGACGAACCCTCCGTCGCAGGCTCCGGAGGACGCCGACGGGCGAAGCCCGTCGAGCCCTCGCTCGACTGCGTCTCGCGAGGACGCCGTCGAACACGGTTCGACGAGCCCTCGACCGTCAGAGACTCACGAGGACCCGGTGGAACACGGCGGTCCCGACGTCGTCGTCACCGTCGGCCGCCTCAGGGACGGTCGCGGCTTCTACGTGGCCGACGACGGCCCCGGCATCCCCGAGGACGAGCGCGAGCACGTGTTCGAGTCCGGCTACTCGACCGACGACGATGGAACCGGGCTGGGACTGTCGATCGTGCGTACCGTCGCCGAGGTCCACGACTGGGACGTGGCCGTCACCGAGAGCGACGCGGGCGGCGCGCGCTTCGAGTTCACAGGGGTAGACCTCCCGGGCGCGTGA
- a CDS encoding ATP-dependent DNA helicase, which yields MNPARIFEEFPADSYRGNQESALADVRDAFEAGNDVVLVRAPTGSGKSLLARAIAGCARTAGEAGPEQIIDAYYTTPQVSQLDDVAEDPLLSDLSVIRGKGNYDCILPGETDTPVTQAPCTREREFDCQVKHRCPYFSDRSIAANRRIAAMTLAYFMQTAGSDVFGMRDVVVIDEAHGLGDWAEMYATVEIGPDTFPLFDEVAPPDVGDLADAAGYAERVSKTAERRVKELRNNAEIDPEEAAERDRLNELRRDLDWFVEDYRDPESVTTWVVDQPDGEGTPVTIKPMAPEKYLKHTVWDRGNRFALLSATILNKEAFCANVGLSPDRVALVEVGHTFPVENRPLYDVTRGKMTYEHRDETLPEIARTLVRIMQRHPDEKGLVHCHSYAIQDRLEALLADFGVSERVRSHESADRDAQLAAWKRSDDPGVFLSVKMEEALDLEGDLCRWQLLCKAPYPNTRDSRVARRLEDDQWGWYYRAALRTVIQACGRVVRAPDDHGATYLGDSSLLDLFERARVDMPDWFADQVDRLSEPDLPAFDPGAALADGADDGSSADPGSSQSGSRRRSGSRRRSGSRSSGGSSPMADVWDTE from the coding sequence GTGAACCCCGCGCGCATCTTCGAGGAGTTCCCCGCCGACTCCTACCGGGGCAACCAGGAGTCGGCGCTCGCGGACGTCAGGGACGCCTTCGAGGCGGGCAACGACGTGGTGCTGGTGCGCGCGCCCACCGGGAGCGGGAAGTCGCTGCTGGCGCGGGCCATCGCGGGCTGTGCCCGGACGGCCGGCGAAGCGGGGCCTGAGCAGATCATCGACGCCTACTACACGACGCCGCAGGTCTCCCAGCTGGACGACGTGGCCGAGGACCCGCTGCTCTCCGACCTGAGCGTGATCCGCGGGAAGGGCAACTACGACTGCATCCTGCCCGGCGAGACGGACACGCCGGTCACGCAGGCGCCCTGCACCCGCGAGCGGGAGTTCGACTGCCAGGTCAAGCACCGCTGCCCGTACTTCTCGGACCGCTCCATCGCGGCCAACCGCCGCATCGCCGCGATGACGCTGGCGTACTTCATGCAGACGGCGGGCTCGGACGTGTTCGGGATGCGCGACGTGGTGGTGATCGACGAGGCCCACGGGCTGGGCGACTGGGCCGAGATGTACGCCACCGTCGAGATCGGGCCCGACACGTTCCCGCTGTTCGACGAGGTCGCCCCGCCCGACGTCGGCGACCTGGCGGACGCCGCGGGCTACGCCGAGCGCGTCTCGAAGACCGCCGAGCGCCGCGTGAAGGAGCTACGGAACAACGCCGAGATAGATCCCGAGGAGGCCGCCGAGCGCGACCGGCTCAACGAGCTGCGGCGGGACCTCGACTGGTTCGTCGAGGACTACCGCGACCCCGAGAGCGTCACCACGTGGGTCGTCGACCAGCCCGACGGCGAGGGGACGCCCGTGACGATCAAGCCGATGGCCCCCGAGAAGTACCTCAAGCACACCGTCTGGGACCGGGGCAACCGCTTCGCCCTGCTGTCGGCGACCATCCTCAACAAGGAGGCGTTCTGCGCCAACGTCGGCCTCTCGCCGGACCGCGTCGCCCTCGTCGAAGTCGGCCACACCTTCCCCGTCGAGAACCGGCCGCTGTACGACGTGACCCGCGGGAAGATGACCTACGAGCACCGCGACGAGACGCTGCCGGAGATAGCGCGGACGCTCGTCCGGATCATGCAGCGCCACCCCGACGAGAAGGGGCTCGTCCATTGCCACTCCTACGCGATCCAGGACCGGCTGGAGGCGCTGCTGGCCGACTTCGGCGTGAGCGAGCGCGTCCGCAGCCACGAGTCCGCCGACCGGGACGCCCAGCTGGCCGCCTGGAAGCGCAGCGACGACCCCGGCGTCTTCCTCTCGGTCAAGATGGAGGAGGCGCTGGACCTCGAGGGGGACCTCTGTCGCTGGCAGCTGCTGTGCAAGGCGCCCTATCCGAACACGCGGGACTCCAGAGTCGCCCGCCGGCTGGAGGACGACCAGTGGGGCTGGTACTACCGCGCCGCCCTGCGAACGGTGATCCAGGCCTGCGGCCGCGTCGTCCGCGCCCCGGACGACCACGGCGCGACCTACCTGGGCGACTCCTCGCTGCTGGACCTCTTCGAGCGCGCCCGGGTCGACATGCCCGACTGGTTCGCCGACCAGGTCGACCGGCTGAGCGAGCCCGATCTACCCGCGTTCGACCCCGGTGCGGCGCTGGCCGACGGCGCGGACGACGGGAGCAGCGCGGACCCCGGCTCGTCCCAGTCCGGATCGCGCCGTCGGTCCGGATCACGGCGCCGGTCGGGGTCGCGCTCCTCCGGCGGCTCCAGCCCCATGGCGGACGTCTGGGACACAGAATAG
- the pdxA gene encoding 4-hydroxythreonine-4-phosphate dehydrogenase PdxA gives MSDASDAPVVAVTMGDPAGIGPEVVVEGYREIAERARPVVVGDAAVLRAAAGICGADLDVNVVADPSEATSDPGVLDVLDLDNVDPSTLERGVVDEAYGAASLAYVERAIELATDGAVDAITTAPINKQATKLAGSDYAGHTGMLADYTDTETYSMMLIEEPLRVTHVSTHVPLREACDLVTEERVLDTIRVTDEALRDLGIDDPTVAVAGLNPHASDAGLLGDEDDAEIAPAVEQAREEGVDAVGPESPDTVYVQAADGAADCVVSMYHDQGHIPIKMLGFSGGTAVSGVNVTIGLPIVRTSVDHGTAFDIAGEGIASAASLVEAVDVAAEMAESR, from the coding sequence ATGAGCGACGCATCAGACGCACCCGTCGTCGCCGTCACGATGGGCGATCCCGCCGGGATCGGGCCGGAGGTCGTCGTCGAGGGGTACCGCGAGATCGCCGAACGAGCCCGGCCGGTCGTGGTGGGCGACGCGGCCGTCCTCCGGGCGGCGGCGGGGATCTGCGGCGCCGACCTCGACGTCAACGTCGTCGCCGACCCGTCCGAGGCGACGAGCGATCCGGGCGTCCTCGACGTTCTGGATCTCGACAACGTCGATCCGTCCACGCTGGAGCGGGGCGTCGTCGACGAGGCGTACGGGGCGGCCAGCCTGGCCTACGTCGAGCGGGCGATCGAGCTCGCCACCGACGGCGCCGTCGACGCCATCACGACAGCGCCGATCAACAAGCAGGCCACGAAGCTCGCGGGCAGCGACTACGCCGGCCACACCGGGATGCTCGCTGACTACACCGACACTGAGACCTACTCGATGATGCTCATCGAGGAGCCGCTCCGGGTCACCCACGTCTCCACGCACGTCCCCCTCCGGGAGGCCTGCGACCTGGTCACCGAGGAGCGGGTGCTGGACACGATCCGGGTGACCGACGAGGCGCTGCGGGACCTGGGGATCGACGATCCGACCGTCGCAGTCGCGGGGCTGAACCCTCACGCCAGCGACGCCGGGCTGCTGGGCGACGAGGACGACGCCGAGATCGCGCCCGCGGTCGAGCAGGCCAGAGAGGAGGGCGTCGACGCCGTCGGCCCCGAGTCGCCCGACACCGTCTACGTGCAGGCGGCCGACGGCGCCGCCGACTGCGTCGTCTCCATGTACCACGACCAGGGGCACATCCCGATCAAGATGCTGGGCTTCTCCGGCGGAACGGCGGTCAGCGGCGTCAACGTCACTATCGGGCTGCCCATCGTCCGCACCAGCGTCGACCACGGCACCGCCTTCGACATCGCCGGCGAGGGAATCGCCTCGGCGGCGAGCCTGGTCGAGGCCGTCGACGTCGCGGCCGAGATGGCCGAGTCGCGGTAG
- a CDS encoding class I SAM-dependent methyltransferase, with protein MPEEASGEDDQRLAAVVDKERAQRVVDRLEARGRYDSDRSVTEWDDGTVAIPVTEPPEVDCREVVRQVGEPRLRGLEDHLRERGWTDDEIERAPASWAVVGSVVLVAMGDAPRPAEVGEALLAVHGEADTVLARGGITGAHREPDVEVVAGEGDTETVHREHGTAYALDLAEVMFSPGNKVERARMGDQVEHGERVLDMFAGVGYFTLPMARAGADVTAVERNPTAFRYLVENARLNEVNDRVHPYRADCRAVTEGFADEAPADRIVMGYYDATEPGVDGGYTYLDPALDALAEGGVLHVHEATPEDLVFERPIERLREAAAARDRSVEVLDTREVKGYSEGVAHVVVDARIE; from the coding sequence ATGCCTGAAGAGGCGAGCGGCGAGGACGACCAGCGCCTCGCAGCGGTCGTCGACAAGGAGCGCGCCCAGCGCGTCGTCGACCGCCTGGAGGCCCGCGGCCGGTACGACTCCGACCGCAGCGTCACCGAGTGGGACGACGGGACCGTGGCGATCCCGGTCACCGAACCGCCTGAGGTCGACTGCCGCGAGGTGGTCCGACAGGTCGGCGAACCGCGACTGCGCGGGCTCGAGGACCACCTCCGGGAGCGCGGCTGGACCGACGACGAGATCGAGCGCGCGCCCGCCTCGTGGGCCGTCGTCGGCAGCGTCGTCCTCGTCGCGATGGGCGACGCCCCCCGCCCCGCGGAGGTCGGCGAGGCGCTGCTGGCGGTCCACGGCGAGGCCGACACCGTCCTCGCCCGCGGGGGGATCACGGGCGCCCACCGCGAGCCCGACGTCGAGGTGGTCGCCGGCGAGGGCGACACGGAGACGGTCCACCGCGAGCACGGCACCGCCTACGCGCTGGACCTCGCCGAGGTAATGTTCTCGCCTGGCAACAAGGTCGAGCGGGCGCGGATGGGCGACCAGGTCGAACACGGCGAACGCGTGCTGGACATGTTCGCCGGCGTCGGCTACTTCACGCTCCCGATGGCCCGCGCCGGCGCCGACGTGACCGCCGTCGAGCGAAACCCGACGGCCTTTCGCTACCTCGTCGAGAACGCCCGCCTCAACGAGGTCAACGACCGCGTCCACCCCTACCGCGCGGACTGCCGGGCGGTTACGGAGGGGTTCGCCGACGAGGCCCCCGCCGATCGCATCGTCATGGGCTACTACGACGCCACGGAGCCCGGCGTGGACGGCGGCTACACCTACCTCGACCCCGCCCTGGACGCGCTGGCCGAGGGCGGCGTCCTCCACGTCCATGAGGCCACCCCGGAGGACCTGGTCTTCGAGCGCCCGATCGAACGGCTCCGCGAGGCCGCGGCCGCCCGAGACCGCTCCGTCGAGGTGCTCGACACCCGCGAGGTCAAGGGCTACAGCGAGGGCGTCGCTCACGTCGTCGTCGACGCCCGGATCGAGTGA